GGCAACCCAGTCTGCTCACTTCACCTCTATATATGTTAAGAAGTAAACTGTAAATGGAGTCCTTATCtttggagaggaaaaggaaCACAAGATGGGAGATTTAACACATTCCTGAAATTGGATCAAATTGCTATTTCTTCACTTAATTCATAAACTTTCCTAACAGTGAGTCTTCTAACTCCCCTCGTCCCATCTTTAGGGTCTGTAGGCATTTACAAAACAGCTTGAGCTCCATCTTAGGCACCAAACTCCTTCAGTGTGGTTAATGTAAGCTGGATGGCAGCTGATCAAGTTAACTGgtaggctctgcaggagcacaagGAGTCTTCTCCTGAATAAAGAGCCTGAGTGTGCAATCCAAGAGAGttcagacagaaaatgttaaaaatgcaACTTTGTTGTGAGAAGGATTACCCAAAAGTACAATTAGTTGGGTACAGAGGAACAGTACCCAATATAATGCTGGTTGGGATGCTGTCTTATTCTTGTAGGTTGATGACACTGGCATAATGTGACATCACAGTCAATCTTTATTAGGAAACTACACTTAGACTAGAGAGTGTGTTTACATTAACTCTGAAATTTTCAGGATCTTGTGCCCAAGTCAGGAAGAGTACTCCTATTTGTGTCCACAGGACTGGGAGCAATGagtttttcctcttctgctAATAACTTTGCTGTCAATGAAAAGccttaaagaaaattaaaaatcttgGCTCCCACCATAACTAAAGCAGTCGCTGATAAAGTTGTACTGAACCTCTTCTAAGCCACTACTAATAGGGAAAGCATTAATTGCCATGAAAGTTTCTTGTTCCTTTCAAATATTCTagcattatttaaaaataaagttacaAAGGGACAGTTTCATTTTTACCTTCTGATTAGATTCAGGTACCAAGCAGGAAACATCTTTGTGGCGATCCAAGAACCGATCGAAGTCTTCATCACTGATAACaaatttttctgcttctcttaGAGCATCCTCACCACTGTTCTCCCCTTCAATAAGCAGGCACTGAAACACCTGGACAAAGAAATCACCTGGTTAAGACTTTATGTTTTCACTTGCCTTGAGGATAAGAGACTTCGGTCTCAGTAAAAATATCTCTAATTTTTCTGTCAGTGGAGCCAACATGACACAACTTGTGAATACTCCACAAAGGGCATAGTGCAgtctatttttttctaaattaacaTTACAGAGTTGTAAATGTTATAAATTATGATTTTCCTTACTATATGAGATTTCACTtagtgttttttgtttttgtttttgttttttttttctgagtcaTTCTGTGTCTATAGCAATATCCATGAGACaaataatgagaaaatattCCACAAATTCTCCCATATTTATGTCACATTATATCTATCCATTTTCAAACTTATTTCTagtaagaaaataataatacatGTACACTAACCTCTAATACtctgtaaaagaaaattaatatacaCTTATATCTTGCTAACAATATATTGATTTTAATGTACCATTGTTTAGTAATCTTTCCTAATTTTCTCTACACCATAACATATATTCACATGTTAAAGGCTTTCTGTGTTAATTTTAATATACTAAAACATCCTGGATCTACATACACTGAAATAGTAATTTTCTGTACATAACACAACCAAAAAAATATTCTTGACCTACTGGGCTCCATTTAAGCGCAGAATGAGACAAAACCTATGTCAGCACCATGCAAAATTGACAAGAATGCTCCTAACACCAGCCCAAGCTGGAGCTGAAGGTAAGACTCAGGTCAATAGAGGATCAGACAACTCCAGGACTTCATTATTGCTTTTCTTTGAAAAGGAAACATGTGGTATATATTACTTTCTTACCTTCCAGCGCACAGGGTTGAGTGCCTTGATCTGCTCATTCATATCTTCCTCAACATTAAATCTGTTGATgactgaatttattttaaaagcaacagCATACTCTCGGCACCACTGCCTCAGTTTATGCAGATTTTCCACATGGTTCTTCTTTCCTTGACGACGGCCAATTAAAACGTTGACATCCTCATCAAAACTATCACATGAAATTGCCAGAATATCTAAATATTCACCTgaaaacaagttttaaaaaattgattaaTATCCAGTCGATCAGTTAAAAGCTGTCAGGACTCTGCTTACTTTCACTTCCCTGTCATCTGTCACCAAATGCCGTGTAAATGCAGTTCTGTAAATTCATCCCATCAACCACAAAAGCCACATCAACAGCAGCATAAAAAACATACAGTTTGTCCGTGTGTGTCCCTAGCATTTATGGAAACCGGTGGAACATATGGAAACACTTGGTATAATGGtgtaaaaattgttttattacACCATTACACCAAAAAGGTTTTGTGATGTAATGCCTATCTTTACAAGAGATAATCAACACTGTTTCACTGGTATTTACATCTGGGTTGCATTTACTATAAATGAAGCACTAAGAAACCATCTCCCACCTGCCCCAAGCCCATGCATGGGTGAGGCTGCCCCTTGGaggctccccagccctgccagtttAGTTGtgcccagtgctccctccttACCGTACTTCTCGAACCACTGCTTTCTGATCAGGCTGCCATTGCTAACAATGCTGACACTTGGGAGCTCCAACTCCTGCTTGCAAAACTGGACCAGTTTGCCTACAAATTCGCCTCTGTCCTGAAGAAACGGTTCTCCTCCCGAGAAATTGATTTTCTCCATTCCTAGAGAAGGACCAAAGAAAGATGCTATGAACCTCTG
The genomic region above belongs to Passer domesticus isolate bPasDom1 chromosome 3, bPasDom1.hap1, whole genome shotgun sequence and contains:
- the RSAD2 gene encoding S-adenosylmethionine-dependent nucleotide dehydratase RSAD2, which gives rise to MQLALLARLLSVGRAVLAALRGRLGALCWSLAPLSLSLSLPGWRDSPPRPQREQEGDEAPPTPTSVNYHFTRQCNYKCGFCFHTAKTSFVLPLEEAKRGLAMLREGGMEKINFSGGEPFLQDRGEFVGKLVQFCKQELELPSVSIVSNGSLIRKQWFEKYGEYLDILAISCDSFDEDVNVLIGRRQGKKNHVENLHKLRQWCREYAVAFKINSVINRFNVEEDMNEQIKALNPVRWKVFQCLLIEGENSGEDALREAEKFVISDEDFDRFLDRHKDVSCLVPESNQKMRDSYLILDEYMRFLNCRNGRKEPSKSILDVGVEAAIKFSGFDEKMFLKRGGKYVWSKADMKLDW